The Paenibacillus mucilaginosus 3016 genome includes the window TTTCAAAATGAATGCGAAGCAGCCGGGCTCCGAAGGGACGGTCGTGCCTGTGGCGATGGACTTCTGCCAGAGCTGCCAGGTCGGCCTCAACACGCCGGAAGCGTACGAGCGGCTGATCTACGACGCCGCCCGCGGCGATTCCACTTACTTCACCCGCTGGGATGAAGTGGCGCTCGCCTGGAAGTATGTCGACAAGATTGCCGCCGAGTGGGGGGCCGACGGTCTGCAGCTCTACGGTGCAGGAACCTGGGGACCGGAGAAGGCCCAGCAGCTGCTTGCCGAAGACGGCTTCCGCTGGTGGCCGGTGAACGGACAGGACGAAGGCGAAGTGGCCTGGGAGACCGGCCGCACCCTGACGTAAGACCGGGAGAATTCCGGGAAAGTTCAGTATAGAAGAGGAGGCGGCTCCGGTGTTCAAGCTCTATGACATTTCCTCGGTCATCCGGCCGCAGATGCAGGTGTGGAAGGATCTCGAACACAACCGCCCCGTCTTCGAGACGGTGCGCAGCCATGACAGCGGGGAGACCCACGAGACGCGGATCTCGCTGGACGCCCATACGGGCACCCATCTCGATGCGCCGCTGCATATGCTGCCGGGCGGGGAGAAGATCGAAGCCATCCCGCTCGGGGATCTGATCGGCCCTGCAAGGGTGCTGGATCTGACCGGGGCAGAGGATGGGATTACCCGTCAGGACCTCGAACCGTTCGCGATTCAGCCCGGCGAGTGGATTCTGCTCAAGACGAAGAATTCGTATACGGACGAGTGGCGCGACGACTTCATCTATGTGAAGCAGGACGGGGCGGAGTATTTGGCCGGGCTCGGGATCAAGGGTGTCGGCGTAGACGGCCTCGGGATCGAGCGGTCCCAGGAGGGATACCCGACCCACCGTACGCTGATGCGCAGCGGTGTGCTGATCCTGGAGGGTCTTCGCCTCAAGGAAGTGTCCGGCGGAAGCTACTTCTTCGTTCTGGCACCGCTGAAGCTCGAGGGCATCGAAGCCGCTCCGGCACGGGCCTTTCTTATGGGCTCGTAGCTGCTGCTCCGCTTGGCGGGCCGGCAGCGGCTTAACCCTAACGGTACAGTGAAGTGAAAGCCCGGTGTGGGAATGCACCGGGCTTTTCGCCGTGAACCGGTGGAATGCCCGAGATGAGAATTCTCGGGAAGGGAAGGAAGAGGCAGCGGCCGGTCCGGGGATTTGCAGAAGAGGCGGCCTAGGGCACCGCGGGATACACATACGGTGCTTCATCCGTCCCAAGAGTCCCGGGGAGGGGAAGAGGCCTTCCTCCGGCTGCCTCCGGGCTTTCCGCCGTTGTAAGGAAACTCCGCCCGGAAGAAGCCTGCTATTTTTTGCCGCCCAGTATGCAATGCGCGGCAAAACACGGTATAATATAGGGATGAATGAAAGCCATGCACCACAGGAAGGACCGGGAGGCTGAAACCATTGTGACACGGAGAACATTTATACGCTTCCTGCTCGGAATCCTGGTGATTCTCGGAGCGGCGGGCACCGGTCTGTACAAACTGCTGAAAGCGCAAGAGGAAGATCTGGTACTGCAGCAGCCTGAGTCGCCCGTATCGCCGCAGCCTGCGGATCCGGGAACGGATACGGGAGAACCGCTTTTTTCCATGATGATATTCAGTGACCTCCATATCTCCGAGAATGATCCCAACACGATCAAGCATCTGAAGCAGGGGATGGATGACCTGCAGCGGCTGGGCTCGCCCGTGGACGCGCTTGTCATCACCGGGGATCTGACCGAGTACGGACGGGAGAAGGACTACCGGGAGCTCAAGGAGATTCTGTCGGCTTACCCGCTTCCCCCCGTTCTCGCGAATATGGGCAATCACGATTATTATGATATCTGGATTGACAAATTCGGGGCATTCAACAAGGAATCGATGCCGAACGGCAAGACCGACCAGGGATCGCGCGAGCGGTTCCAGACCTTCTTCGGTCTGCAGAAGCCGTACCACGACGCGTGGATCAACAATCACCACGTGATTCTGCTGTCACAGGAAACTTATGTGCAGGAGAAGCCGGAGGTCGGCGAAGGAGCCTGGTATTCGGAGGAGCAGCTGAACTGGCTGCGTGAGAAGCTGGAGGCGCACAAGGACGGCAGGCCCGTCTTCGTCATGACCCACCAGCCGCTGCCCCCGGCCGGAGAAGACGGCGGCTCGCACCGGCTCATCCCTGCGAAGAAGTTCCGGGAGATTCTGCGGCCCTACAAGAACGTCTTCGTCTTTGCCGGGCACCGTCATCAGGATTTTCAGGGGACGACAGAGCATTATGTCAAGGAAGGGTTTCATTATTTTCACAACTCCTCGGTCGGACGCGTGCTGAACCGCAATTTCCAGAACGCCGCCAAAGAGAAGGCGCAGGGGCTGTACGTTCAGGTGTACCGGAACCGGGTTACACTGCGGGGCAGGGATCTCGTAGGAGGCGCCTGGCTCAAAGAGGCCGATTGGACCGTCAAGCTAACTTAATCTCCGGGGCCGCCCGGGAGATCCAATACAAGTTCAGAGAGGAACACACAAGGTTATGAGCAACGGAATATCCGAAAAATTAAAAGAAGAAGTACAGAAGCGCCGCACGTTCGCGATCATCTCCCACCCGGATGCGGGGAAAACGACCCTCACGGAAAAGCTGCTCCTCTTCGGGGGTGCGATCCGTCTGGCGGGAACGGTCAAAGGACGCAAGGCAAACCGCCACGCGACCAGCGACTGGATGGAAATCGAGAAGCAGCGGGGAATCTCCGTTACTTCGTCGGTCATGCAGTTCGATTATAACGGCCACCGGGTGAACATTCTCGATACCCCGGGCCACCAGGATTTCAGTGAGGACACCTACCGCACGCTGACCGCCGCCGACAGCGCTGTGATGCTGATCGACTCCGCCAAAGGGGTCGAGGCCCAGACGAAGAAGCTGTTCCAGGTGTGCCGCAAGCGGGGCATTCCGATCTTCACTTTCATCAACAAGCTCGACCGCGAAGGGCAGAACCCGTTCGACCTGCTCGAGGAGCTGGAACAGGTGCTCGGGATCCGCTCGTACCCGATGAACTGGCCGATCGGCTCGGGCAAGCAGTTCTGCGGCGTCTATGACCGCAAGCTGACGCAGGTGGAGCTGTTCCAGGGGGACGACCACCGGGAGATCAAGGTGCGCAAGGTCAGCGGCTACGATGATCCGGTCGTCAAGGAGATCGCCGGCGAGTTCTTCTATGACCAGCTCGTGCAGGATCTGGAGCTGCTCGATGTGGCCGGCGACGAGTTCGATTACGAGAAGGTACGCACGGGGGAGCTCACGCCTGTCTTCTTCGGCTCGGCGATCAACAACTTCGGCGTGCAGACCTTCCTGGAGAACTTCCTGCAGCTCGCACCTATTCCGACCACGCGCAGGAGCAATGTCGGGGAGATCGACCCGCTGAGTGAGAAGTTCTCGGGCTACATCTTCAAGATTCAAGCGAACATGAACCCGGCTCACCGCGACCGGATCGCCTTCCTGCGGATCTGCTCCGGCAAGTTCGAGCGCGGGATGTCCGTGAAGCATGTCCGGGCAGGCAAGGACATCAAGCTGTCCCAGCCGCAGCAGTTCCTGGCCCAGGACCGCGATATTGTCGAAGATGCTTATCCGGGCGATATCATCGGTCTGTTCGATCCGGGCATCTTCCGGATCGGCGATTCGCTGGCCCAGGGCGGCGGTATCGAATTCGACGAGCTGCCGACGTTCTCGCCCGAGATCTTCTCTAAGGTAACGGTGAAGAACGCCCTGAAGCACAAGCAGTTCCAGAAGGGGGTCGACCAGCTGACGGAAGAAGGCACGATTCAGGTCTTCAAAACGATCGGGTTCGAGGATCTCATCCTTGGTGTCGTCGGGCAGCTCCAGTTCGAGGTGTTCGAATACCGGATGAAGGGCGAATACGGCGTCGACGTGCAGCTCTCGCGGATGAGCTACCAGTTCGCCCGCTGGCTCGTAGGCGATGACATCGATCCGTCGAAGTTCCGGATCAACTCCCAGCTCGTGAAGGACAAGAAAGGCAACCATGTGGCCCTCTTCGAGAACGAGTACGCGCTCCGTACGTCGATGGAGAAGAACCCGAACCTCAAATTCCTGGAGATGGCTCCGTAAGCCTAAGTTCCAATTCAAAAACCCTGCCCAGCAGCGCAGCCCCGTACCGGTCGGATGACCGGGACGGGGCTTTTTTGTGCTTGATTGGCTGCGCATTCACCGAGGCTGGAACCTTACCCGGCGGCTCTATCCGCACAACTGGAAGGTAAGCGGAAAGGAATGATTCCGGGCGGGGAGCAGTAGGCGGCAGTGAATCGGCAGGATTGCGGGATCGCGCCCAAGCCGTCCCTGCGTAGGCCGCTATCCCTGACCGTGCAGGCCGAAGGGGCATACAATAAGGTGGGTTGCAGGACGTCAGTAGAGGATAAAGGCAGGGGGTTGCCATGCGGATATTAATTGTAGCGCCGGAGCAGCTTCCGGTTCCGACCATCAGCGGGTCAGTGGAAATCTGCATTCTGGCCGCAGCCCGGCAGCTGGCTAAGCGGCATCAGGTTACGGTCATCTCCAGGGAGGGCTCGGGGCTTCCCCGCCGTACGGTGGAAGGCAGCCTGACGATCGAACGGGTGAGGACGGGATCGCCGGAACGATACCTCCGCGCTGTGCTGCACGCCGTCAAGGGCCGGCACTATGATGTGATCCAAGTGGATAACCGCCCAAGGTTCATCCCTCCGTTCAAATCGCAGTTTCCGGGAACGCCGGTGGTTCTGTTTCTTCATTCCTTGAATTTTGTATCAAAAAAACGGATTCCGCACCGCAGGGCTGCCGCGTGCCTGGCGGCCGCCGACCGGGTGCTGGTCAACAGCACTTCCCTCCGCCGGGAGATCGTCCGGCGGTTTCCCGGCGCCTCGGGCAAGATCCGCCGCATCACGCTCGGGGTCGATCCGGCGCGCTTCTCGCCATCGGGCCGCACCGGGAAGAGCCGCACCGGGCGGCGCAGCTATACCGTGCTCTACACCGGCCGTCTTATCCGGCGCAAGGGCATCCCGGTACTGATGCGCGCCGTACGGCTTGTGGCCCGCAGCGGACCGAAGCAGGTACAGCTGGTCGTGGCCGGAGGTTCGGGGAAGCCCGCTTACGCGGCGCAGCTCAAGCGGCTGGCCCGGGGGCTCGGGATCCGGGCCCGGTTCCTCGGCACGGTGCCGCACGGCCGGATGCCGGGGGTATATGCCCAGGCGGACTGCTTCGTCTGCCCGTCCCAAGGGCATGAAGCCTTTGGCCTTGTGAACGCCGAGGCCATGGCCTGCGAGATTCCGGTTATCGCGGCGGCGAACGGGGGCATCCGGGAGCTGGTCCGGCACCGCCGCACGGGGCTGCTCGTGAAGGCTTACCGCAGGCCGGAGGGATACGCGGCCGCGATCCGGGTCCTGATGGGTTCTCCGGAGCTGGCCGGCCGGCTCGCCGCAGCGGGAAGGCGGGAAGTACTGCGCCGGTTCACCTGGGCGCGGACGGCCCGGCTGCTCTCCCGTGCCTATGAAGCCGTCCGGAGCAAACAGGAAAGGTAGGTTGCCATGAAGAAGCGTAAGTTTACAAGACATGTGACGAGCAAATGGGCCAAGACGCGGGTGCTGCTGAAATGCGGAACACTGCGTTCCTATATCCCCGAGACGAGGAAGATGTCCAGGCAGACCCTGCAGGAGATGCTGCAGCACTACGGTATGGTATACGTAAAACCGAACAGCGGTACCTACGGCAACGGGGTCATCAAGGTGGAGCAGGGTGCATCCGGGTACGGATTCCATGCAGGCACCAAGGTGCGTTCGTTCGACGGCTACGATGAGCTGTACGAGGCGCTGGGAAGACGGATCAAATCCCGGTTCTACCTGGTGCAGAAGGGAATTCACCTGCTGAAGTATAAGGAACGGAAGTTCGATCTGCGGGTCATGGTGCAAAAAAATCTGTCGGGCCGATGGGAATGCACGGGGATGATCGGCAGGGTGGCGGCACCGGGCAAGGCGGTAACGAACGTGCATAACGGCGGCAAGCTGGTATCCGTGGAGCAGCTGCTCTCCGGGCATGCCTCTTCCGCCCGGGTCAAATCGCTGCAGCGCCGGCTCCGGGGCATAGGGCTCACCGCAGCGAAGAAGCTTCATGCCAAATACCCGGGGATCAAGGAAGTCGGGCTGGATGTGGCTCTGGACAGCGGGCTGCACCCGTGGATTCTCGAAGCCAATACGCGCCCGGATCCGTTCATCTTCCGGAAGCTGAAGGACCGGCGGATCTTC containing:
- a CDS encoding cyclase family protein, with amino-acid sequence MFKLYDISSVIRPQMQVWKDLEHNRPVFETVRSHDSGETHETRISLDAHTGTHLDAPLHMLPGGEKIEAIPLGDLIGPARVLDLTGAEDGITRQDLEPFAIQPGEWILLKTKNSYTDEWRDDFIYVKQDGAEYLAGLGIKGVGVDGLGIERSQEGYPTHRTLMRSGVLILEGLRLKEVSGGSYFFVLAPLKLEGIEAAPARAFLMGS
- a CDS encoding metallophosphoesterase family protein — translated: MHHRKDREAETIVTRRTFIRFLLGILVILGAAGTGLYKLLKAQEEDLVLQQPESPVSPQPADPGTDTGEPLFSMMIFSDLHISENDPNTIKHLKQGMDDLQRLGSPVDALVITGDLTEYGREKDYRELKEILSAYPLPPVLANMGNHDYYDIWIDKFGAFNKESMPNGKTDQGSRERFQTFFGLQKPYHDAWINNHHVILLSQETYVQEKPEVGEGAWYSEEQLNWLREKLEAHKDGRPVFVMTHQPLPPAGEDGGSHRLIPAKKFREILRPYKNVFVFAGHRHQDFQGTTEHYVKEGFHYFHNSSVGRVLNRNFQNAAKEKAQGLYVQVYRNRVTLRGRDLVGGAWLKEADWTVKLT
- a CDS encoding peptide chain release factor 3, with the protein product MSNGISEKLKEEVQKRRTFAIISHPDAGKTTLTEKLLLFGGAIRLAGTVKGRKANRHATSDWMEIEKQRGISVTSSVMQFDYNGHRVNILDTPGHQDFSEDTYRTLTAADSAVMLIDSAKGVEAQTKKLFQVCRKRGIPIFTFINKLDREGQNPFDLLEELEQVLGIRSYPMNWPIGSGKQFCGVYDRKLTQVELFQGDDHREIKVRKVSGYDDPVVKEIAGEFFYDQLVQDLELLDVAGDEFDYEKVRTGELTPVFFGSAINNFGVQTFLENFLQLAPIPTTRRSNVGEIDPLSEKFSGYIFKIQANMNPAHRDRIAFLRICSGKFERGMSVKHVRAGKDIKLSQPQQFLAQDRDIVEDAYPGDIIGLFDPGIFRIGDSLAQGGGIEFDELPTFSPEIFSKVTVKNALKHKQFQKGVDQLTEEGTIQVFKTIGFEDLILGVVGQLQFEVFEYRMKGEYGVDVQLSRMSYQFARWLVGDDIDPSKFRINSQLVKDKKGNHVALFENEYALRTSMEKNPNLKFLEMAP
- a CDS encoding glycosyltransferase family 4 protein, with the translated sequence MRILIVAPEQLPVPTISGSVEICILAAARQLAKRHQVTVISREGSGLPRRTVEGSLTIERVRTGSPERYLRAVLHAVKGRHYDVIQVDNRPRFIPPFKSQFPGTPVVLFLHSLNFVSKKRIPHRRAAACLAAADRVLVNSTSLRREIVRRFPGASGKIRRITLGVDPARFSPSGRTGKSRTGRRSYTVLYTGRLIRRKGIPVLMRAVRLVARSGPKQVQLVVAGGSGKPAYAAQLKRLARGLGIRARFLGTVPHGRMPGVYAQADCFVCPSQGHEAFGLVNAEAMACEIPVIAAANGGIRELVRHRRTGLLVKAYRRPEGYAAAIRVLMGSPELAGRLAAAGRREVLRRFTWARTARLLSRAYEAVRSKQER
- a CDS encoding YheC/YheD family protein produces the protein MKKRKFTRHVTSKWAKTRVLLKCGTLRSYIPETRKMSRQTLQEMLQHYGMVYVKPNSGTYGNGVIKVEQGASGYGFHAGTKVRSFDGYDELYEALGRRIKSRFYLVQKGIHLLKYKERKFDLRVMVQKNLSGRWECTGMIGRVAAPGKAVTNVHNGGKLVSVEQLLSGHASSARVKSLQRRLRGIGLTAAKKLHAKYPGIKEVGLDVALDSGLHPWILEANTRPDPFIFRKLKDRRIFSRIYRYAKAYGRV